In one window of Temnothorax longispinosus isolate EJ_2023e chromosome 11, Tlon_JGU_v1, whole genome shotgun sequence DNA:
- the LOC139822582 gene encoding WD repeat-containing protein 20 isoform X1, with the protein MAVQLDGGGKEDLKTQFVTREGTYKLMTLSEYSRPNRVGYTNSQGSASVRVSFVTLPDPADPTGAQGLGDRMCFNFGKELYVYVYRGVKKAVDLNKPVDKKLYKGTNPTCHNFNQTTATADSAPLLVGFSTGQIQLIDPIKKDSSQLSKLYNEDRLIDKSKVTCIKWVPGSNNLFLVSHSSGQLYLYNEELLCGTTAPHYQSFKSGDGYAIYTCKTKSTRNPLYRWVIGAEGCCINEFAFSPCGTNLAVVSQDGFLRVFQYNTMELVGSARSYFGGFLCVCWSPDGRYVVVGGEDDLVTIWSFHEKRVVARGQGHHSWVSVVAFDPYTTSYGDHDPDFSGSDDETMPHNNHNHFHEKSHRLSTTSQSGGVHSNRNSCGSELRMSGGTCYRLGSVSQDTQLCLWDITEDVLRQPVCAKQRPSATCSTSGGTLSSSGTFNSGNGAATTANHHSNSNAKHNNSNNVNFKENASGNNETSNNSTGTNAAVATVNSLTQRLAGLGFGERKGDNHKRNFSLTMRGSGTGATANNSVTTVVQNNGGDKASTGNSTSTTSSSLNNSVSGGLVGGTGSKKVSSVMDDPMRLIGTAWCPRFDECPVLEPLVCKKLAHERLTELVFREDCFVTACQDGYVYTWARPGHMVGPLTISSTLHRPSHHHSNNPYTSNINSMRCNDL; encoded by the exons ATGGCTGTGCAGCTGGACGGAGGAGGGAAGGAGGACCTGAAAACACAATTCGTCACGCGGGAGGGCACCTACAAGCTGATGACCCTGTCGGAGTACTCGAGACCGAACCGAGTCGGCTACACCAACAGCCAGGGCAGCGCGTCCGTCAGGGTGTCTTTCGTCACGCTGCCGGACCCAGCGGACCCCACGGGCGCGCAGGGCCTCGGCGACCGAATGTGCTTTAATTTCGGCAAGGAGCTCTACGTCTACGTCTACCGCGGTGTCAAGAAG gcTGTAGACTTGAACAAACCGGTGGACAAAAAGTTATACAAGGGAACTAATCCGACCTGCCacaattttaatcaaacaaCAGCGACGGCCGATAGCGCTCCATTGCTGGTGGGATTCTCCACGGGGCAGATACAGCTGATCGATCCCATAAAGAAGGACAGTTCTCAGCTCAGCAAATTGTACAATGAAGAC AGACTGATAGACAAGAGCAAGGTGACATGTATAAAGTGGGTTCCCGGCTCGAACAACCTATTTCTGGTCTCCCATAGCTCCGGTCAGCTGTACCTCTATAATGAAGAACTGCTCTGCGGCACCACCGCACCGCACTATCAATCGTTCAAATCGGGTGACGGATACGCCATATATACCTGCAAAACCAAATCTACGAGAAACCCGCTGTATCGGTGGGTGATAGGCGCGGAAGGATGTTGTATAAATGAATTCGCCTTTAGTCCGTGCGGCACGAACTTAGCCGTGGTATCACAGGATGGATTCCTGCGTGTTTTTCAATACAATACTATGGAACTGGTCGGCTCGGCAAGGAGCTACTTCGGCGGTTTTCTGTGCGTGTGCTGGTCGCCGGACGGACGTTACGTGGTGGTAGGCGGCGAGGACGATCTGGTGACTATCTGGAGCTTCCACGAGAAGCGGGTCGTGGCACGGGGGCAAGGCCACCATAGTTGGGTGAGCGTGGTTGCCTTTGATCCGTACACGACGTCCTACGGTGACCACGATCCCGACTTTAGCGGTTCGGATGACGAGACGATGCCGCATAACAATCACAATCACTTCCACGAGAAGTCGCATCGCTTGTCGACGACCTCGCAGAGCGGCGGAGTCCACTCGAATCGTAATTCCTGTGGCTCCGAATTGAGAATGTCGGGCGGCACGTGCTATAGGTTAGGCAGTGTATCGCAGGACACCCAACTGTGCCTATGGGACATCACGGAGGATGTGCTGAGGCAACCGGTGTGCGCCAAACAGAGACCCTCTGCGACGTGCAGCACCAGCGGCGGTACCTTGTCGTCCTCGGGCACGTTCAATAGTGGCAATGGGGCGGCGACAACGGCGAATCACCATTCGAACTCGAATGCTAAACATAATAACTCAAATAATGTAAACTTCAAGGAGAACGCGAGTGGTAATAACGAGACTAGTAACAATAGCACTGGCACGAACGCCGCGGTGGCGACCGTGAATTCGCTGACGCAGAGGCTAGCGGGACTTGGCTTCGGCGAGCGTAAGGGTGATAATCACAAGAGAAACTTTAGCCTGACGATGCGAGGTAGCGGGACCGGTGCAACGGCGAATAACAGCGTGACGACGGTCGTGCAGAACAATGGTGGCGACAAGGCGAGCACCGGCAACTCGACGAGTACGACGAGTAGTAGTCTGAACAACAGTGTCAGTGGGGGTTTAGTAGGTGGGACGGGAAGTAAAAAGGTTAGTTCCGTGATGGACGATCCTATGAGGTTGATAGGGACCGCCTGGTGTCCCAGGTTCGACGAGTGCCCGGTCCTCGAGCCGCTGGTGTGCAAGAAGCTGGCGCACGAGAGACTGACTGAATTAGTGTTTAGGGAAGATTGCTTCGTAACGGCGTGTCAGGATGGATACGTGTACACGTGGGCGAGGCCCGGCCACATGGTAGGTCCTCTCACGATAAGCAGCACCCTGCACAGGCCATCACACCATCATAGCAACAACCCCTACACTAGTAATATCAATTCCATGCGATGTAACGACCTCTGA
- the LOC139822582 gene encoding WD repeat-containing protein 20 isoform X2, translating into MAVQLDGGGKEDLKTQFVTREGTYKLMTLSEYSRPNRVGYTNSQGSASVRVSFVTLPDPADPTGAQGLGDRMCFNFGKELYVYVYRGVKKAVDLNKPVDKKLYKGTNPTCHNFNQTTATADSAPLLVGFSTGQIQLIDPIKKDSSQLSKLYNEDRLIDKSKVTCIKWVPGSNNLFLVSHSSGQLYLYNEELLCGTTAPHYQSFKSGDGYAIYTCKTKSTRNPLYRWVIGAEGCCINEFAFSPCGTNLAVVSQDGFLRVFQYNTMELVGSARSYFGGFLCVCWSPDGRYVVVGGEDDLVTIWSFHEKRVVARGQGHHSWVSVVAFDPYTTSYGDHDPDFSGSDDETMPHNNHNHFHEKSHRLSTTSQSGGVHSNRNSCGSELRMSGGTCYRLGSVSQDTQLCLWDITEDVLRQPVCAKQRPSATCSTSGGTLSSSGTFNSGNGAATTANHHSNSNAKHNNSNNVNFKENASGNNETSNNSTGTNAAVATVNSLTQRLAGLGFGERKGDNHKRNFSLTMRGSGTGATANNSVTTVVQNNGGDKASTGNSTSTTSSSLNNSVSGGLVGGTGSKKVSSVMDDPMRLIGTAWCPRFDECPVLEPLVCKKLAHERLTELVFREDCFVTACQDGYVYTWARPGHMPGISQVGGAALHVVSPVEGGGTIV; encoded by the exons ATGGCTGTGCAGCTGGACGGAGGAGGGAAGGAGGACCTGAAAACACAATTCGTCACGCGGGAGGGCACCTACAAGCTGATGACCCTGTCGGAGTACTCGAGACCGAACCGAGTCGGCTACACCAACAGCCAGGGCAGCGCGTCCGTCAGGGTGTCTTTCGTCACGCTGCCGGACCCAGCGGACCCCACGGGCGCGCAGGGCCTCGGCGACCGAATGTGCTTTAATTTCGGCAAGGAGCTCTACGTCTACGTCTACCGCGGTGTCAAGAAG gcTGTAGACTTGAACAAACCGGTGGACAAAAAGTTATACAAGGGAACTAATCCGACCTGCCacaattttaatcaaacaaCAGCGACGGCCGATAGCGCTCCATTGCTGGTGGGATTCTCCACGGGGCAGATACAGCTGATCGATCCCATAAAGAAGGACAGTTCTCAGCTCAGCAAATTGTACAATGAAGAC AGACTGATAGACAAGAGCAAGGTGACATGTATAAAGTGGGTTCCCGGCTCGAACAACCTATTTCTGGTCTCCCATAGCTCCGGTCAGCTGTACCTCTATAATGAAGAACTGCTCTGCGGCACCACCGCACCGCACTATCAATCGTTCAAATCGGGTGACGGATACGCCATATATACCTGCAAAACCAAATCTACGAGAAACCCGCTGTATCGGTGGGTGATAGGCGCGGAAGGATGTTGTATAAATGAATTCGCCTTTAGTCCGTGCGGCACGAACTTAGCCGTGGTATCACAGGATGGATTCCTGCGTGTTTTTCAATACAATACTATGGAACTGGTCGGCTCGGCAAGGAGCTACTTCGGCGGTTTTCTGTGCGTGTGCTGGTCGCCGGACGGACGTTACGTGGTGGTAGGCGGCGAGGACGATCTGGTGACTATCTGGAGCTTCCACGAGAAGCGGGTCGTGGCACGGGGGCAAGGCCACCATAGTTGGGTGAGCGTGGTTGCCTTTGATCCGTACACGACGTCCTACGGTGACCACGATCCCGACTTTAGCGGTTCGGATGACGAGACGATGCCGCATAACAATCACAATCACTTCCACGAGAAGTCGCATCGCTTGTCGACGACCTCGCAGAGCGGCGGAGTCCACTCGAATCGTAATTCCTGTGGCTCCGAATTGAGAATGTCGGGCGGCACGTGCTATAGGTTAGGCAGTGTATCGCAGGACACCCAACTGTGCCTATGGGACATCACGGAGGATGTGCTGAGGCAACCGGTGTGCGCCAAACAGAGACCCTCTGCGACGTGCAGCACCAGCGGCGGTACCTTGTCGTCCTCGGGCACGTTCAATAGTGGCAATGGGGCGGCGACAACGGCGAATCACCATTCGAACTCGAATGCTAAACATAATAACTCAAATAATGTAAACTTCAAGGAGAACGCGAGTGGTAATAACGAGACTAGTAACAATAGCACTGGCACGAACGCCGCGGTGGCGACCGTGAATTCGCTGACGCAGAGGCTAGCGGGACTTGGCTTCGGCGAGCGTAAGGGTGATAATCACAAGAGAAACTTTAGCCTGACGATGCGAGGTAGCGGGACCGGTGCAACGGCGAATAACAGCGTGACGACGGTCGTGCAGAACAATGGTGGCGACAAGGCGAGCACCGGCAACTCGACGAGTACGACGAGTAGTAGTCTGAACAACAGTGTCAGTGGGGGTTTAGTAGGTGGGACGGGAAGTAAAAAGGTTAGTTCCGTGATGGACGATCCTATGAGGTTGATAGGGACCGCCTGGTGTCCCAGGTTCGACGAGTGCCCGGTCCTCGAGCCGCTGGTGTGCAAGAAGCTGGCGCACGAGAGACTGACTGAATTAGTGTTTAGGGAAGATTGCTTCGTAACGGCGTGTCAGGATGGATACGTGTACACGTGGGCGAGGCCCGGCCACATG
- the LOC139822582 gene encoding WD repeat-containing protein 20 isoform X3, with protein MAVQLDGGGKEDLKTQFVTREGTYKLMTLSEYSRPNRVGYTNSQGSASVRVSFVTLPDPADPTGAQGLGDRMCFNFGKELYVYVYRGVKKAVDLNKPVDKKLYKGTNPTCHNFNQTTATADSAPLLVGFSTGQIQLIDPIKKDSSQLSKLYNEDRLIDKSKVTCIKWVPGSNNLFLVSHSSGQLYLYNEELLCGTTAPHYQSFKSGDGYAIYTCKTKSTRNPLYRWVIGAEGCCINEFAFSPCGTNLAVVSQDGFLRVFQYNTMELVGSARSYFGGFLCVCWSPDGRYVVVGGEDDLVTIWSFHEKRVVARGQGHHSWVSVVAFDPYTTSYGDHDPDFSGSDDETMPHNNHNHFHEKSHRLSTTSQSGGVHSNRNSCGSELRMSGGTCYRLGSVSQDTQLCLWDITEDVLRQPVCAKQRPSATCSTSGGTLSSSGTFNSGNGAATTANHHSNSNAKHNNSNNVNFKENASGNNETSNNSTGTNAAVATVNSLTQRLAGLGFGERKGDNHKRNFSLTMRGSGTGATANNSVTTVVQNNGGDKASTGNSTSTTSSSLNNSVSGGLVGGTGSKKVSSVMDDPMRLIGTAWCPRFDECPVLEPLVCKKLAHERLTELVFREDCFVTACQDGYVYTWARPGHMINVLYHALADAREYRG; from the exons ATGGCTGTGCAGCTGGACGGAGGAGGGAAGGAGGACCTGAAAACACAATTCGTCACGCGGGAGGGCACCTACAAGCTGATGACCCTGTCGGAGTACTCGAGACCGAACCGAGTCGGCTACACCAACAGCCAGGGCAGCGCGTCCGTCAGGGTGTCTTTCGTCACGCTGCCGGACCCAGCGGACCCCACGGGCGCGCAGGGCCTCGGCGACCGAATGTGCTTTAATTTCGGCAAGGAGCTCTACGTCTACGTCTACCGCGGTGTCAAGAAG gcTGTAGACTTGAACAAACCGGTGGACAAAAAGTTATACAAGGGAACTAATCCGACCTGCCacaattttaatcaaacaaCAGCGACGGCCGATAGCGCTCCATTGCTGGTGGGATTCTCCACGGGGCAGATACAGCTGATCGATCCCATAAAGAAGGACAGTTCTCAGCTCAGCAAATTGTACAATGAAGAC AGACTGATAGACAAGAGCAAGGTGACATGTATAAAGTGGGTTCCCGGCTCGAACAACCTATTTCTGGTCTCCCATAGCTCCGGTCAGCTGTACCTCTATAATGAAGAACTGCTCTGCGGCACCACCGCACCGCACTATCAATCGTTCAAATCGGGTGACGGATACGCCATATATACCTGCAAAACCAAATCTACGAGAAACCCGCTGTATCGGTGGGTGATAGGCGCGGAAGGATGTTGTATAAATGAATTCGCCTTTAGTCCGTGCGGCACGAACTTAGCCGTGGTATCACAGGATGGATTCCTGCGTGTTTTTCAATACAATACTATGGAACTGGTCGGCTCGGCAAGGAGCTACTTCGGCGGTTTTCTGTGCGTGTGCTGGTCGCCGGACGGACGTTACGTGGTGGTAGGCGGCGAGGACGATCTGGTGACTATCTGGAGCTTCCACGAGAAGCGGGTCGTGGCACGGGGGCAAGGCCACCATAGTTGGGTGAGCGTGGTTGCCTTTGATCCGTACACGACGTCCTACGGTGACCACGATCCCGACTTTAGCGGTTCGGATGACGAGACGATGCCGCATAACAATCACAATCACTTCCACGAGAAGTCGCATCGCTTGTCGACGACCTCGCAGAGCGGCGGAGTCCACTCGAATCGTAATTCCTGTGGCTCCGAATTGAGAATGTCGGGCGGCACGTGCTATAGGTTAGGCAGTGTATCGCAGGACACCCAACTGTGCCTATGGGACATCACGGAGGATGTGCTGAGGCAACCGGTGTGCGCCAAACAGAGACCCTCTGCGACGTGCAGCACCAGCGGCGGTACCTTGTCGTCCTCGGGCACGTTCAATAGTGGCAATGGGGCGGCGACAACGGCGAATCACCATTCGAACTCGAATGCTAAACATAATAACTCAAATAATGTAAACTTCAAGGAGAACGCGAGTGGTAATAACGAGACTAGTAACAATAGCACTGGCACGAACGCCGCGGTGGCGACCGTGAATTCGCTGACGCAGAGGCTAGCGGGACTTGGCTTCGGCGAGCGTAAGGGTGATAATCACAAGAGAAACTTTAGCCTGACGATGCGAGGTAGCGGGACCGGTGCAACGGCGAATAACAGCGTGACGACGGTCGTGCAGAACAATGGTGGCGACAAGGCGAGCACCGGCAACTCGACGAGTACGACGAGTAGTAGTCTGAACAACAGTGTCAGTGGGGGTTTAGTAGGTGGGACGGGAAGTAAAAAGGTTAGTTCCGTGATGGACGATCCTATGAGGTTGATAGGGACCGCCTGGTGTCCCAGGTTCGACGAGTGCCCGGTCCTCGAGCCGCTGGTGTGCAAGAAGCTGGCGCACGAGAGACTGACTGAATTAGTGTTTAGGGAAGATTGCTTCGTAACGGCGTGTCAGGATGGATACGTGTACACGTGGGCGAGGCCCGGCCACATG
- the LOC139821687 gene encoding U3 small nucleolar RNA-associated protein 25 homolog: protein MPPKGKRSFHGKKRKFDERNVQKRPKAKKEKFDLRRSSYVKEREAKNEEIEARRRIVEEEKTRQRLEEADSSEEEEVDPWLLYLSELSGYKHKNLIEKLNKPIVTSSESENEDSNAQNKNETDKEGKKKRKEMKRMKKRNIEEEEIEESEADEGFSDQNEEITVSTKEDDYEDAETAQEDIGHLRDPFSLHLRNDMDDELYKAVSATPPITETTTLLWPALGNLVCQIPKPASDSNDKTIKVKKLLDDEEKQYTNYGKVPTRIESVDWNKLHVKSQIQNNLIKANYDNIKNTIEKDSAPMTPLQRELFSVINNYQDLHYPGRTFSNADEIRFVYCLHVINHILKTRTKILHHSAKLAKSNRSGMGEVPDEYKDQGLVRPKVLIIVPFKHSCLKIVEMFISILFGEDKGGSVINKLRFMEDFTGNELTMPKKNPKPEDYKLTLQGNIDDKFKIGMAITKKSLKLYTNFYSSDIIIGSPLGLRRVVGAEGEAVRDYDFLSSIELLIMDQIDVVLMQNWDHLYQVLDYMHLQPKKSHDIDYSRLRSWCVNGWTKYYRQTLIFADIETPYINTLLIRKCFNYAGQVKVANALEPGSIRDVTVKVPQVFYRFDASDLCQAIDSRLDFFLKEILPRYSDPIYNHTLIYVPCYFDFVYLRNRMMKEKMSFTMISEYTQDRKVARARDMFFHSDAHFLLYTERWHFWRRTRIKGIRHLIFYQLPTYPHFYSEMCNLMDNLYQNPRSGTEFNMSVTVIYNKFDAISLAQIVGQNRAAKMIESESKVHTIKC, encoded by the coding sequence ATGCCTCCAAAGGGAAAGCGATCGTTCCATGGTAAAAAGAGGAAATTTGACGAGCGCAATGTACAAAAGCGACCAAAGGCGAAGAAGGAAAAGTTCGACTTGAGAAGATCCTCTTACGTTAAGGAGCGTGAAGCAAAGAATGAAGAGATCGAGGCTCGCAGGCGGATAGTGGAGGAGGAGAAAACGCGTCAGCGACTCGAGGAAGCCGACAGTTCTGAAGAGGAAGAGGTTGATCCTTGGTTGCTCTATCTGTCCGAGTTATCGggttataaacataaaaatttaatagagaAACTAAACAAGCCTATCGTGACAAGCTCGGAAAGTGAAAACGAAGATTCTAATGCACAGAATAAGAATGAAACAGACaaggaaggaaagaagaaaaggaaagaaatgaagagaatgaaaaagagaaatattgaagaagaagaaatcgaAGAATCTGAAGCAGACGAAGGATTTTCTGATCAGAATGAAGAGATTACGGTTAGCACAAAGGAGGATGACTATGAAGATGCTGAGACTGCCCAGGAGGACATTGGTCATTTGAGAGATCCATTTTCTTTGCATTTACGCAACGATATGGATGATGAACTGTATAAAGCAGTCTCCGCAACGCCACCGATTACAGAGACCACGACGTTATTATGGCCCGCACTAGGAAATCTGGTATGTCAAATTCCAAAACCAGCTTCTGATTCAAACGACAAGAcgataaaagttaaaaagctTCTAGACGACGAAGAGAAACAATATACAAATTACGGTAAGGTTCCAACTCGGATTGAGAGCGTTGATTGGAACAAATTGCACGTAAAATCGCAGATtcagaataatttaatcaaagctaactatgataatataaagaatactATAGAAAAAGATTCTGCGCCTATGACTCCTCTTCAAAGGGAGTTGTTTTcagtgataaataattatcaagacTTGCATTATCCTGGAAGAACGTTTTCGAACGCCGATGAGATACGATTCGTCTATTGCCTACATGTAATCAATCATATTCTGAAGACCCGAACAAAAATACTGCATCATAGTGCGAAGCTAGCAAAGTCCAATCGTAGCGGTATGGGAGAAGTTCCAGATGAGTACAAGGATCAGGGTTTAGTGAGGCCCAAAGTACTCATAATAGTGCCATTCAAGCATTCTTGCTTGAAGATAGTCGAGATGTTCATCTCGATTTTATTTGGAGAAGACAAAGGTGGCTCAGTCATCAACAAGCTACGATTCATGGAGGATTTTACTGGAAACGAGTTAACGATGCCTAAGAAGAATCCTAAACCAGAAGATTATAAACTGACCTTGCAAGGAAATATCGACGACAAGTTCAAGATAGGCATGGCAATCACCAAGAAGTCTCTGAAATTATACACGAATTTCTACTCTTCCGACATTATAATCGGCTCACCGTTGGGTCTCAGGAGAGTGGTAGGTGCAGAGGGCGAAGCGGTAAGAGACTATGACTTTCTGTCATCTATAGAGCTGCTGATCATGGACCAGATTGACGTGGTTCTCATGCAGAACTGGGATCATCTCTATCAGGTGTTGGATTACATGCATCTGCAACCTAAGAAATCCCACGACATCGATTACTCCCGTCTTAGAAGTTGGTGTGTGAACGGCTGGACCAAGTATTATAGGCAGACATTGATCTTCGCCGATATCGAAACGCCGTACATAAACACGCTGCtaattagaaaatgttttaacTACGCCGGTCAGGTGAAAGTGGCGAATGCGTTGGAGCCGGGCTCGATTCGCGATGTAACTGTTAAAGTTCCACAGGTGTTTTACAGGTTTGACGCTTCCGATCTTTGTCAGGCTATTGATAGCAGGCTGGATTTCTTCCTGAAAGAGATATTGCCACGGTATTCGGATCCTATATATAATCACACGTTAATCTATGTACCATGCTACTTTGACTTTGTATATCTGCGGAATCGCATGATGAAGGAGAAGATGAGCTTCACAATGATCAGCGAGTACACCCAGGACCGGAAAGTCGCTCGAGCGAGAGATATGTTCTTTCACAGCGACGCGCACTTCCTACTCTACACAGAACGCTGGCATTTCTGGCGCAGAACGAGGATAAAGGGTATCCGTCATCTCATATTCTACCAGCTACCCACTTATCCACACTTTTACAGCGAGATGTGTAACCTGATGGACAATCTGTATCAGAATCCACGTTCCGGCACGGAGTTCAATATGTCGGTAACcgtcatttataataaatttgatgcTATATCGCTCGCTCAAATTGTGGGCCAGAATAGAGCTGCTAAAATGATAGAATCGGAATCTAAAGTACACACAATTAAATGCTGA